Below is a genomic region from Fusarium oxysporum Fo47 chromosome XI, complete sequence.
CCAGATCCTGAGCACCGTTCCCCTCACCCACAAGAGCTGCAGCCGGTATAGCAACAGCCGTATACTGCAGTAAGTTCCAAATCGCCGAGTAACCCCAATACCTGCTTGTGCCCAGCGGGGGCGCAGTGCTCGGAGTCACTGGCGAGACAATGACATCAACGTCAGCCCTCCTCCAGTGCGCGGCATATAGCCGTCTGAAAGCGTCACGTGTTGCCCTTTGTGTTTGCAGAGTCGAGCCAGCTTGAGAGTCACTGGTCTCGCGCTCATTTAGAATCCACTCGGTGAAGTGTTCCAGGGATTCAGACCCTGCGTAGCAGGTTTTGCGGATGTCGGCGCTAGCGTCTTCGAAGTAGTTCGAGGCAACGATCCTCCAGGCTTTGGCATGGTCCCATGGCGTGAAAGTCTTCACTTGCACAGAGTCCTTGCACCTCAGGCGGGATCTCACCTTATCCATGACTCGTCGTATGGGCGGCAGGGGAGAGACAACACCGTCATCAAATAGAATGCCGACGCGTAAAGATGCGGATGGGTCAAGTTGCCGGCCGATGGCTGGGCTCAAGATATCACTgggaaaaagaaagatgtCCTCAATCCACggggatgatgaagagtatGCTTTGCAGAAGCATTCGAGGTCGCGTAGAGACCTGGCGAATGGGCCCAGAGTGTCTACAATAGAACCACATCCTGATGTATGAGTCATGACTCCTTCGCCACTGATCCGACCAGGGCTGGGTAGAAGGCCGTAAATCTGTCAAAGTGTCAGAACCCTTATTGGCGGACCATAGTTCGCCTCAACCATGGTGAACTTACACCGTTCAAAGCTGCCGGGACTCGAATCGAGcctccaacaccaagaggTGATCCCTTCATGGCCATCAGAGCTGCCTCTCCGCCTGTGCTGCCACCAGCTGTGAGCTTCCTATTCATGGGATGAACCGTCGCACCGTAAATGTTATTGGACGTCTCAAGATGCATGAGAGACCGGGACTGATTCGTACGAGCAAAAACAACAGCACCTAATCTCTTGAGACTTTGGATGACATTGGCGTCTTCCGCGCTGAGGTTCCTCACCAGTGCTACAAAGCCAGCGTTTGTGCAGAGGCCAGAGACGGCGATTTGCTCCATGACGGAGATGGGGAGGCCATGAAGGGGGCCCATTGTGTGGCCTGTTCGGGCGAGATATTCGTCGCAAGCTTTTGCATCATCGACTGCTTGAGAGACTAGTTCAGTCAAGCAGTTTGTCTGTGTAACTTGATGAGCGATCTGCCAAGCTGCTTGTGCTGCACCATAATGGTAACAAGGTGGGCTGGTCCAAGATGACTTACACATTGCTGTGCAATCGTCGCCCGCTTCCTGAACGCAGTAAGAAGTGCCCGAGCGGTAACTTGTTGCTTGGCCAGCATCCGCAGTAGATCCGTGGCATCGAAGTTCtcagtcaagtcaagttccAGGTCTGTGAGAAGCCCACATGATCGAGGGACAGGAAGGACATTCAGTGGCAGAGACGCTAGTTCCTCGGGCTTCAGAAGAGCGCTTGGCTCTAGGGAGGAGCTCCTCGCGGCTAAGGCAGGTTGAATACGTTCTTGTAGAGTTGACATGTTTGTTAGATGAAGCAAGGGATTGAGGGGATTCGAGGTCTGCAGACTTGATCGGGGGAAGCTGCCCAATTGGGGAGGACATCGAGGGCAGCAAGCTTTATAGCCCCATGAATCGGCAGTCGGCCTAGCAGTAGTCTGGATAATCCGGTTATCGGAAAGCGGGCAAGGCTTCTCGTCAAGCCCGCGGTAACCTCCAGCTCCATGGGCTTTCTCTAATCAGATATCGACATTCTGTCAGCCCTCCCCACCAAAACAATACCGCTTCTTGCACAGTGCgtattcggtccattgatGCCAAAGCAGTGTATTCGTGTTTTGTTGTTATTTTGTGTCTGCCCCTGAATGGTCTACTGTTTCTATGTATAATCTCAAGACCTCTTGTCGCACTGAGCCTGCTAAAATGATCAAGGGTCAGGTAAATGAGACTGAGCAGCAGTGTGTTGATGGATTGTTGTTTGAGGTGGTTTCTGGTGCGGGGTACTCCATCCCGCAGAGGTACTTAAAGCATATggctagattactaatgcAGTTGTTTCCTGAGACTGTAAAGATTATGCCTATCCTAGTATACTAATTACCCCCTATATCAGGTCTAGATACAACTCTCTCCTGTAAAAACATTTTTCTTTGGCACCTGTTGTTAGCATGCTGCTAGGGCAGAAAGTTATTATAAGCTAGAATAGTAGTATAGATAGCTATAGGGCTAATAAGGCCCTAATAGTTGCCTAAAGAAAGGCATTTAGAGAGTTAaccttttttataatacttattcctaataatactaagctttGTAAACTCTTTATATTGCCCTAAGGCGCTTTTTCCTGCGCGGTATTTACGGCTTCTTCTTACCCCGATATTCCGGCTACGTGAGCCTTCGACATTCCGGGCTCTGCGCTAGTAGGAGAGTAACACTCGGGGAAAGGGCCTGCGAAGCTCTCTGTTGATGCGAGTAGATATTGCAAGTGTTCCAGGTAGAGTAGGATGCGATAGTAATTATAGATAGTTTAGCTTAGTACGTCCTGTGCTCTTCTAAGAGACTTTTCAGGGCCAATGGCCCCCTGGACgaaaaatatatatacatatatacaTCAGGTTTGTATACTCTCGTGAGCGACGAagcggaggaggagcctAAATATTCTAGACCAGGTTCACGACgaaagtattatatagttcTTATTACCCGCCCTCAGGACCTGGAATAGATACTTATAGATAGGAAAGAACACCAGGAAGCCGCTTGGGATCTTTTAGGCTAATCAGAAGACTCTACCCTCTTGGCTTTAACCAGGAAGTCTAAATCGATAAGTAAGACTTCTATTGCATAGTCTGTCGAGACAAAAGGCTCTACTGGCAGAATCTTATCGATAGTTTCTCCGATAGTAACTCTGTTTTTAAAGCTGTACCGTGGCTAAGGTCTCCAGGGGCTTTTTAGCCGCTACTACTGCAGGTTAACGATGTTATCTATGAATCTCAGATAGACAAGGCGAACGCACTCCGACGAACCGCGGAGGACGACATCACAGGTCTTATCCAATAGATACGGAGCCAAACCCAAACTTCTTGCATAGGACTCCATTATTCAAGAAGTCAATAAAAGAGTTTGTAGTATATTCAGGGCATACGACTGCAGCATGTGATCCTGATATTTGAACGTGCGCCCCAGATTAATCTCCGCGGGTTTTACTAGTAGATTGCCTAAAGATGATCATAGGGTTCTACCAAGTTCGAACGAACCTCTGGCCGCAGTTGAAAGTGACTCCCACAGGCATGTGATGCTCTATACTCATAGAAGTCCAGAAGTTACCCATAAGCCGCACGCCATGGAGGAAGGCTCACAGGCTTCGCACGGATGGCCTCCTCAGTGCAGATACCTCTCTTTCCTGCCACTTAGTGCCTGAGATCCGCTCCTTGTCGGTAGCGAACGTGATCTCTTCAGTATTGGCTGCGATGCCGTTACCGATTCCCTGTAGGTCCACCCACTGATCTGGATTGATCTGTCCGTTGAATTGCATTGAACTGCCATCGTATCTCTAGACGCGTCATCGGACTCGTAGTGGCTGCCACTAGGCTCCTCTGTGTCTGGACCGACCCCGCATGTTGCACGTATGATTAAGATCAGGTTATATGGTCAGGCCAAAGAGAACACTATTTGAACATTAGTGTGGATGAGCACTAAAATCATGGTGTCGGGAAAAAGCGGCAGGACAAGCTAGAACAATGTATCAGACCACCGGTATTTCGACTAACCACTACCTGACCCCTCACCCAATACGCAATCGAAAAGCCGCCAACAAGCGTCTGAGCCATGGTTCCATTATGACCTTTGACTTGTCCGTGATGTGGTTGAGTTCACCGTGGTGCGTTGTTTATGGCGGAAAGTTACGACCATATGTTCGAGAAATCATTAATAGAAGTCGTAACTGGTCCCTGGATACGAGGGAATAACGCGAAATGCAGCCTTCATATTTCATCATATTCTACTGAGAACTACCAGAATTCCAACAGAAAGTCGATATGGAAAGACGATTCATCCCTTACCCTCCTCCAGGTAATTCAACCAGTCAGAGAAATGCCCCCGCCTCGGGTTCGCTTATACCATTTCTTGGGGTAATAGGCTGTATCATCGGTCTATTATTAGTAGTTGTTATTTTGTACGCTCTTCGTTCGAAGTTTTGTGGTCTATATCCATATTAATAAAGCCaggtatattataaaatcGCGATATACAGTCCATCTACAGAAGCTCAACAACACAAACCCATCACAAAAATACGAGATAGTGAAGGAGTGGAAGAAGCAGGCAACGTGGGCTTTAATGCAGCCTAGTTCGGCTGAAGTCTGGTAAGTTTCAAGTTGGAATGAGAGATTTTTGTACCCGTACTGATATGAGTATAGTGCAATATGCATCGAAGTTCTTAGGGACCAGGACAATGTCCGACGATTAAAATGTAAACATGTCTTCCATACGGGTTGCATCGACTCCTGGTTCCAGAGACACCATGTCGATTGCCCGTTATGCAAGTCAATATTTATTCCAGACAGGCGCAGCGATCCTGAAGACGTTCCTTAGGCGGGGTTTCATCAGCGAGGGATGATTTATGCAGGTGTTGGGGTTCTAGTGATTGAAAGATATGGAGATCGAACCTTTGAGGGGTCGTGCAAAGCCAGAATAATACTTGACAAGGGCTTTTCTTTTTGCAATTCGCTTCCTCCTATACGCGAGGGACGTATATTTCATTACTATTTAGTACATGATGGTATTGGTACGTAGGGCATGAGTCTTACTTAACAATGTTATAATTCTTCTAGTCACAGAAGTAATCCAAATCCAAGACTGTAAGCTGAAGCTTATACTTTTATGGCTGTATCTTTGCCCAGGACGCGCTTTCGATCAGGGCGTTAGGTATGGGACTTATAGTGTGCGcatcaacgacttcaacCAGTAAATAATGAAAACCACAAGAGCTTCCATTTCAGGCTGACAACCTCTGTGTTGCACCCATGCCTACACATACCAATCTTCAGGTGTGGCCATTCTAGAACAGGCGTATGTGGCTTTGGTCGTCAAGACCATATTTTAAAGCCTCTTTGCACAAGGGACACGGCAGCTCACCCACGATCAACGCCTTCCAGGCCGTATGCTTATTACCGCCGGCTTCAATTATAATGACATAGCCCAACGATTAGGGATAACCTCAGGGCAGGTTCAGTAAGTTGTAATTGCTCTTTTCACTACGCCTAGACGCCAGTCGGGTCAGCCTAGCTTGCTAACAGACGCCCaggccaagaccaagtcCTCCCGTCCCTCTTTGCTAATGGACTAAAATAGCCTAGGTCGAAATGATCGAATTCGTACGCGCCTCGAAGACCGGTTGCGGCATGTCCTATCGAAGGATCTTTCAAGCCCTCAGTCAGGACCGCTCTGAGTACGCTATCCGCTATGCCTCAGCCGCATTGGCTTGAACAGATATGCATTCTGCGAGCCACGGATCACACGCTAAGAGTCACATCGGCTGGTCCATTCATCCATGGAAGTCTACTCTATTCTTTAACGAGGCCTCGGCTAGAGCTGGAAAGTCCACGAACATGGCTAACGCGAAGGCGCGGCCAAGCCCTCGATCCAACCAGCATCATTGAGCGTGAATGACAACGTCGCTGAACACTTTCCAGAGAGGATACTATAGCATAGGTCGCTTGAGGTTGTCAATAATCCTTGGGATAGTATTGGCCGGCCTTCTAGCGTGCGACCTTGCTTATCTCAGTTCTGCATGCAACTTGACTCGGAATGGATACCTGCGATGTTGACGGGAAAGTTTAATCGGCAGGGTTTAAATTAATTGACCAGTGTAGCGGTCGATTCGCAATTGTGAATGCTTTGGTAGCCTACTTCCTCAGAGAAGAGGGTAGTTGTTTGGCTAAGTTAAGAGGTTGACTGCCTTTGGTATAGACCTTAGGGCTAGAAGAGGCAGGTTCTATGATAATATGTAACGATCCAAGGCATTGGGTTATTATTGTAGCAGTGGTTCTGGACCTCCTGATTATAACTTTGTAGCATTATTTGCTAGCATAATTAAAGAATCATCCAGATCATATCGCAAGCTGCGCAGAGGGTAAGATTCAATTGTGAGACGGTTTGACCAAGGAGCAAAACCTCTTTCAGACCGACTTCAACTACTAAAACCATGCATTTATTTCGCGATTGGGTCATTCGTCAATTGTGTCTGTGCTTACATCACATACAACAGTTAAGGCCATTTTACATAGGTTTCACTACAACGTGGACACATTGCGTAGGTATATATAGATGTATATAATGTTGCATTACCAGCTGAGGCAAAACATGTGCCCGGCGCTAGCTCTGTCCCTAATAATGACATGTGCCTTAAATGTGACACATGGCATCGAGATATACATCACGCTCAGCATGGGATCACCCCTTTTCTACCAATATCAGAATCCAAGGCATGATCCCAAAAAATATCAAATTAAACAAATACAGCACTTGAGCTGCTCCCGTCCACCCCTCCTCACTCTTTTTTGAAGGACCACGACCTCCCGCAACTTTGCACCCCATGAATTCCACACAAACCATAAATCCCAACCCTAATAGTCCAACTGCCATTCTTACACGTGCTTTGGCGGGGACCTTATAGCGGTTTACTAGCCAATTCGCCCAACCAATAACAGCGATAAACATAAGTGGTGCCTCAATAATTTCGGCATGTGACGGAGGGAGATTGAATTTGGGGATGACGTATAGATGGCGGATGGtaccaaagaagaagcctgtAGAGAAGACAACGCCGAAATAAGTAAATGCCAGGCGACTTATAGTTGAGACGGGAAGATTGGAGACATTTTTGGCGCGTTGAGTTTTAATGTTCGGCGCCATACTTTTCGGAGATGATGAATTTAAATTACGAGTAGAGTTTGGTATTGCTATACAAAGCATGGCATACAACCGACTTAGAAGTTAGGAAAGAGGGGCATGAGTTATTCTGCTGAGAGGATATGCCAAGTTATAGATTGAGGCATGATCTGACTGCATCACATAAGGTCCACCACGAGACAGACCCACTCGGCTCCACAGCGCCCCCTTTGCTTCCTCCGTGATGGCACGGACCGCAGACATTTATCGAAATAAACGCAGAAGCCCCCAAACCAGACGTGAACAGATTATACATGACGAATCAGGTACTTTACAAGTCTACACAGATGGGAGCGGTATCCGTGGTCATATTAGAGCTGCCGCAGTCTGCACCACCAACAGGGAGATTCGAAGCGTATACATAGGTCTGTCATTGGCATTTTGCGGTTGCGTGCATATATAACATATAACGCATTAGTTCCTCGCGGTGGCCACGTTTCTGTAAGCCTGAATGTTTTATTCATAGATGCACTGCGGTTAGAGAAGCCTCGTGGGTCATTTTCGTTCTTCCTTTGAGATCATGATGATAAGAGTGTGACTTGCATTTCAGTAAATGAGTACATGCTTTAAGCTTGTCCTAACTTCTACTGAGCTCTGAATAATTCATctctatcttatataattctatagctacttattataatgGTTGTTTAGCCAGATGCCACATTTTTGCATAAGATTGAATTTAGGGCTGTTTTGGTAGCGTGATATGGTTGGGAAACGCGCTCCAAATTGCATATGCATGGTGGGGCTATGCGTCAGAACATGATAGTAGATACTTGATTTTGGGGCATACCCACCGCTAATAGAAAGTAAAACTCATCTGTGACTATCTGGTGTAGGGTAGTGGTACGGGAAGATCTGAACTTTTGCCTTGATATTAGATGATTGCATGATGCATTTgtaatatattaattatttgAACTTAAGAAATGCATGAATTGATCTGATTGAAAGGAAGATCTCGACAATTTtagttgatttgattgggGTGATTGACTGGTTGAGTTAACCTATGATGATTACTGGTGTCTCCTCTAGAAA
It encodes:
- a CDS encoding amidase signature domain-containing protein; protein product: MSTLQERIQPALAARSSSLEPSALLKPEELASLPLNVLPVPRSCGLLTDLELDLTENFDATDLLRMLAKQQVTARALLTAFRKRATIAQQCTNCLTELVSQAVDDAKACDEYLARTGHTMGPLHGLPISVMEQIAVSGLCTNAGFVALVRNLSAEDANVIQSLKRLGAVVFARTNQSRSLMHLETSNNIYGATVHPMNRKLTAGGSTGGEAALMAMKGSPLGVGGSIRVPAALNGIYGLLPSPGRISGEGVMTHTSGCGSIVDTLGPFARSLRDLECFCKAYSSSSPWIEDIFLFPSDILSPAIGRQLDPSASLRVGILFDDGVVSPLPPIRRVMDKVRSRLRCKDSVQVKTFTPWDHAKAWRIVASNYFEDASADIRKTCYAGSESLEHFTEWILNERETSDSQAGSTLQTQRATRDAFRRLYAAHWRRADVDVIVSPVTPSTAPPLGTSRYWGYSAIWNLLQYTAVAIPAAALVGEGNGAQDLAKEVYEPKNETEAQIYRQYSAATSERMPVGIQVVAPRLHESLVMAAARIIEEALKG